The following are encoded together in the Daucus carota subsp. sativus chromosome 5, DH1 v3.0, whole genome shotgun sequence genome:
- the LOC108220144 gene encoding CASP-like protein F16, giving the protein MADKKSSNGGGDSAAGMGMEPSREEGSKNIGETLLRLLPIALCLSALVIMLKNSQSNDFGSLSYSDLGAFRYLVHANGVCAGYSLLSAIVSAVPRPLTMPRAWTFFVLDQVFTYIILGAGAVSTEVMYLAYEGNAAITWSSACGSFGLFCHKATSALALTFGVVICYAVLSLISSYKLFSKYDAPVNTSSKGIEITPAFYA; this is encoded by the exons ATGGCGGACAAGAAAAGTAGCAACGGTGGTGGAGATTCAGCAGCTGGGATGGGGATGGAACCATCAAGGGAAGAGGGAAGCAAGAATATTGGAGAGACTTTGTTGCGGTTGCTGCCTATAGCTCTCTGTCTCTCCGCGCTTGTTATAATGCTCAAAAACTCCCAGTCCAATGATTTTGGTTCCCTCTCGTACTCTGATCTTGGTGCTTTCAG GTATTTGGTGCACGCGAATGGTGTTTGTGCAGGTTATTCCCTCCTCTCAGCAATTGTCTCAGCTGTTCCTCGTCCATTAACCATGCCAAGAGCCTGGACCTTTTTCGTTCTTGACCAG gtATTTACATACATAATACTGGGAGCTGGGGCAGTATCCACGGAGGTCATGTACCTTGCATACGAGGGAAATGCAGCAATAACATGGAGTTCAGCATGTGGATCATTTGGGTTATTCTGTCACAAAGCCACATCAGCTCTGGCCCTAACTTTCGGAGTAGTTATATGCTATGCCGTGCTTTCCCTCATCTCTTCTTACAAGCTCTTTAGCAAGTATGATGCCCCAGTAAACACCAGTAGTAAAGGAATCGAGATAACACCTGCATTCTATGCCTGA
- the LOC108221485 gene encoding flowering time control protein FPA encodes MVYQSLNEKSSSSSVDTNLEPSEVLWIGFPAVLKVDETILRNAFSLFGEIVNITAFPGRGYAFVRFGSLRSACRAKDTLLGNLFGDPRVHICFAKSEYTSRGRNPVEAPSSPDIRPFSRIEASHEKLRHNKRSYENISRVPKLAPPRFITDMESQDPDLVLFQRKGNEKPIIDGASERGFQDLGPELRPPRSVYEHQSSPPRDRGAHFRDYSQLDIPRQGQLYDNAWNLPEDPTLFHESKKPKISFFPHENELPEYYFCDPERVKRELPKIPDYHQLDAYNKNFCYGSFGHEQIPDRAINEKQPFGERSEHWNKPSNGFQTRPVPFPPNHVKWKRPSEELNEPSPNEVWEWEGTIAKRGTPVCRARCSPVGKLLDIILPDFLDCTTKTDIDILAKHYYESVSSWVVTFFPYSDADIASYNELMNYLGKKQKAAVAKIDENTTLFLVPPSEFSDEVLKVPGKLGISGVILRSENLGPSIQSLHNPIERNDTSYGSSSVAPFSDQGNLGVQNVHFLAKFPTPQPASFEGPDHIARSLELHLPPLMITGICISITHHRVQNGWQAIWKPTMLVLETEQHNHSALPSILSAENTTLQQCHVMRTTHQGFLGPLLLEALTLPMKHHHLRLQLSDQNNLRSWQHLFLGN; translated from the exons ATGGTATATCAAAGTTTAAAT GAgaaatcttcatcttcatcagtgGATACAAATTTAGAACCTAGTGAAGTCTTATGGATTGGGTTTCCTGCGGTGCTGAAGGTGGATGAGACAATTCTAAGAAATGCCTTTTCACtatttggtgaaattgtgaACATTACTGCATTTCCTGGTCGCGGCTATGCCTTTGTCCGCTTCGGAAGTTTAAGGTCAGCTTGCAGGGCTAAAGATACTCTTCTTGGAAATTTATTTGGCGATCCTCGTGTGCACATTTGTTTTGCAAAGAGTGAGTATACTTCCAGGGGACGGAATCCTGTGGAAGCCCCTTCCTCCCCAGATATCAGGCCATTTTCACGCATTGAAGCTTCTCATGAGAAGTTGCGACATAATAAAAGAAGCTATGAGAACATATCTAGAGTTCCCAAATTGGCGCCCCCTCGGTTTATTACTGATATGGAGTCCCAGGATCCTGATCTTGTGCTTTTCCAGAGGAAGGGTAATGAAAAGCCTATTATTGATGGTGCATCTGAACGAGGATTCCAAGATCTGGGTCCAGAGCTGCGACCTCCGAGGAGTGTTTATGAGCACCAAAGTAGTCCTCCAAGAGATAGAGGTGCCCACTTCCGTGATTATTCTCAACTAGATATTCCTAGACAAGGTCAGTTATATGATAATGCTTGGAACTTGCCAGAAGATCCAACGCTTTTTCATGAATCTAAGAAACCAAAGATCAGTTTTTTTCCACATGAAAATGAACTTCCCGAGTATTATTTTTGTGATCCTGAACGAGTAAAACGTGAGTTGCCTAAAATACCCGATTACCACCAGCTTGATGCCTACAACAAGAACTTCTGTTATGGATCTTTTGGGCATGAACAGATCCCTGATAGAGCGATAAATGAAAAGCAGCCATTTGGTGAGAGAAGTGAACACTGGAATAAACCAAGTAATGGTTTCCAGACTAGACCTGTTCCATTTCCTCCAAATCATGTCAAATGGAAGAGACCATCTGAAGAGTTGAATGAGCCTTCTCCAAATGAAGTTTGGGAATGGGAAGGAACTATCGCAAAAAGAGGAACTCCAGTTTGTCGTGCTCGCTGTTCTCCGGTGGGAAAACTGCTGGATATTATACT GCCTGACTTTCTGGATTGCACAACAAAGACCGATATAGACATCCTGGCAAAGCATTACTATGAATCTGTCAGTTCTTGGGTAGTAACTTTTTTTCCTTATAGCGACGCTGATATTGCATCTTACAATGAACTCATGAATTATTTGGGGAAAAAGCAGAAAGCTGCAGTTGCTAAAATTGACGAGAACACCACTTTATTTCTTGTTCCTCCTTCAGAATTTTCTGACGAAGTACTAAAAGTTCCAGGGAAACTTGGTATCTCTGGTGTTATTTTAAGGTCTGAAAATCTTGGTCCCAGTATTCAGTCTCTTCATAATCCGATTGAGAGAAACGACACAAGTTACGGGTCTTCCTCTGTGGCTCCTTTTTCAGATCAGGGAAACCTTGGAGTACAGAATGTACATTTCCTGGCAAAGTTTCCTACTCCCCAACCTGCATCTTTTGAAGGCCCTGATCATATTGCTAGAAGCCTAGAACTACACCTCCCACCATTAATGATAACAGGCATATGTATCAGCATAACCCATCACAGGGTTCAAAATGGCTGGCAGGCAATCTGGAAACCCACAATGCTGGTGCTGGAAACCGAGCAACACAACCATTCAGCGCTCCCTTCGATTCTGTCAGCCGAGAATACAACTCTGCAACAGTGCCATGTTATGCGGACTACCCACCAGGGTTTTCTGGGACCGCTTTTGCTGGAAGCACTAACCCTTCCCATGAAACACCACCATCTTCGTCTGCAACTCTCCGACCAGAACAACTTGCGCAGCTGGCAGCATCTCTTCTTGGGCAATTAA
- the LOC108220145 gene encoding uncharacterized protein LOC108220145 encodes MSILPSSYCYCHCSSQVQPKVLLADIFKLNGSSSVKHTRRRSSSVKLTGRPALRCMSISASLQELDLTEDNVKQVLLDAREKFSHIFDTSVGMTGVAELAEVDGPYVKISLKGRFWHERSLILARLGNYLKQRIPEILEVDIEDEKQLDDSPENF; translated from the exons ATGTCCATTTTACCCAGCAGCTACTGCTACTGCCATTGCAGCTCACAAGTACAGCCCAAAGTTTTGCTTGCTGATATATTCAAGTTGAATGGATCATCAAGTGTTAAGCATACTAGAAGGAGATCATCATCAGTTAAGTTGACAGGCAGGCCAGCATTGCGCTGCATGAGCATTTCAGCATCGCTTCAAGAACTCGACTTAACGGAGGATAATGTGAAGCAAGTCCTCCTGGATGCTAGAGAAAAG TTCTCACATATCTTTGACACTTCGGTTGGCATGACAG GAGTGGCAGAATTAGCTGAAGTGGATGGTCCATATGTAAAGATTAGTCTCAAGGGCCGGTTTTGGCATGAACGTTCTTTAATTTTAGCAAGACTTGGTAACTACTTGAAGCAGAGGATTCCG GAAATCTTGGAGGTAGATATAGAAGACGAGAAACAACTTGATGATAGCCCTGAAAATTTCTGA